The following nucleotide sequence is from Salvia splendens isolate huo1 chromosome 2, SspV2, whole genome shotgun sequence.
gaagctccatctacgaatccgctccagcagtccggcggctcttcttcggattccaagggctgtgctagttcggcattggcagaatttttctgttcggcaatgacagggattgcttgatcgaacttggcctctgcaagaaaatctgccaaggcttgtcccttgatggctttccgaggtaggtactcgattgagtgttctcccagctctatggcccatttggcgattctgcctgatgcttctggcttggtcaaaacttgccgaagaggcagatcggttaagacgcataccttgtgagcatagaagtatggccgcagtctccttgctgcatttactaacgccagagcaattttttccagaggttgataccttgtttctggacctcttaatgctcggcttgtaaagtagatgggaaactgctttaggccttcttctcgtacaagcaccgcgctaatggtttgatcggatgccgctaagtataagaaaatcacttcggcatctgttggagcagagagaattggaagctcggctaaataacttttgagctcgtcaaaagcctttttctgctcggctccccactcaaactttggtgccttttttaacactttgaagaacggcagttgcttttcggctgcttgggaaaggaacctattcaatgcggctagacatccagttagtctttgcacatcgtgtatggacttcggcatcgccatgttctgaataacctgaacttttgagggatttgccttgagtccgtcctttgaaacccaacaacccagaaattttcccgaatctaccaaaaaggtacatttttgggggttgagtttgaggttggcttttcggagcacgtcgagagtggatttgaggttgtcttcgtactccgaagtgcttttgcttttgacaactatgtcgtcgacatacacttcaacctgttttccgattaggtgccgaaaaagcttatctaccatcctttgataagtggctccggcattctttaaaccgaatggcatctttttataagcgaaaatgccgaaatcggtaatgaaagctgttttcggagcgtcactctcatccatcaacacttggtgatatcctttgtataaatcaagaaaactgaaaatttcgaagccgatcaaagcttctacttttttatctatattcggaaggggatagcaatctttaggacagtgcttgtttagatcggtaaaatctatgcacatccgccatcctcctccttttttcttgatcatcacaggattggccacccaagaaggatatttcacctcgaatagtacatccgcttttagtaattggcggacttcgtcacggatgacttggcttctttctgccgcaaagagtctttgcttctgttttaccggccggattgaaggatcaatatttaaccgatgagtgattacctcggggggcactccggtcatgtccaacgaagaccatgcaaagacatctttgtactccttgaggagctgaatggtcttttcccggagtagaggcgttcctgtgaagccgatcttgaccgttctggatggatcatcttcgtataactgaacggtcattgagttcggctctgaagtgacttcggtcatctcgcttgcctctgactccggttgctgtgattgctatgcttgatggtgccgaactgattgctcggcacttttaagcgcaatctgcagacattcttttgctctcttttgatcacctcggatgaccgctatcccacctttagtggggatcttgatggtgaggtgataagtagagcaaacggcccgaactgtgttgagccagtctctccccaggatgatgttgtacggggaccgagctttcaccacaaagaactcgatcatcgtattggagcttgtaggcgcttttcccaccgtgatcggaaggctgataataccttcagggcgggtgtcctcctgggcgaaacttttcagaggaagtggagctggactaagccgagctggatccacttccattttatcgaaacattctttaaaaagaacgctgactgacgctcctgtatccacaaatactctgtggatcagtttgtttgccactccggcttgaatgacaatagcgtcttggtgaggagagatggctgggacgggatcggcatctgaaaatgtaatcacttcgtctttcttcagccttttatgtgtcggctcctcttgattggaacctctgcgttctgcttttagggacgacttagtcttcccggcagggagagcatcaatagtctggattactccatcatattgcggctcgtcgtcgtcttcgggatcttcatgccttttcggatcctgaggattgcagttcgcacctctctgctttttgttctttttcggctgcttgctttggtatttttttaacgttcctgttttcacaagaacatcaatacctgcagccaaatttcggcactcctcggtatcgtgaccgtgggcttgatggaaggagcaatattgatcctgaggtcgccgcgcggctgatttcgtcatccgctttggtttttcgaacatatcggaatgtagttcgaaaatttccgttcttgacttgtttaatggtacgaactgagcgggcggcttctcaggattgagacgtggccccaatctgccttgtaccggtgccctttgaattctttcaaaaggagttcggcgaggaagcacctggccgctttgatcgggcttctttttctcttctcgggatgagctgtctaaagaccgttttcgacggtctgcctcgtccgcacgggaaaactggtccgcaatgtcccacatttcttgagctgtttgcggaccgcactccacgagctttctgtagagagctccgggcaggattccattttggaatgccgaaatgacaagtagatcattaagattatctacttgtaggcattccttatggaatctcgtcaggaagtcgctgatcttttcgtcgtgaccttgacgtatagaaagcagctgagccgaagtaatccgggcttctgctttctgaaagaacctcctgtggaaagcatccattagatctcggtaggatctaatgctgccttgaggaaggctgtcgaaccaccttctggcgttcccgatgagcagctcggggaacagcttgcacatatggacctcattgagaccctggttcgccatattatattgatagcatcccaagaagtcatgaggatccactagcccgtcataagtcattgacggtgtccggtagttccgcggcaaaggagtccgggtgatatcgtccgagaacggagtctttaatgctccgtacatggcgaacccgacatctcttcggtacggaggagatggagttctcctgtggttccggtaccgaggaggaacaggaacatgtcggggttgaggattctttctcctggaagacacgtcactactgcggtagtgactttcatgtctggatgaggagggagaatccgccgttgtcttctccggctgttggctcttctgcaggaaggttaagaactcctcctgcttctcggccaagaacagcttgacagcttcattcaaatcaggctgctgggaagactcggtgtgtggaccttttgagcggcttgttccttctccgtgagaactggaagtagatttttcacgaggctgctttccaggcctatgggctgctggattagcttcctcatggttatcacggacggaggcacgggtgttatgtgatctggtatgcatttttttggtagaagaggatcaaaaactcgctttatcacaaatttggttctctgtttcccacagacggcgccagtgatgagtccgcgaatttctgatgtttgtaaatgctggtagaagataaagactacgacacagagaatttacgtggttcgatttactgaagtaaatctacgtccacgggaagaagggagggcaagattgtattgcttgatctgggattacagcttacaacacagacttgctatatgatcttttatctctagagttaGTAAATCCtggtctatcagatctaagttctatttatatattgaactgagatcgtggcttgcatcaccaccctaagtcgtggaggtcatggaggtcatgagatcctgcatggccactgactaggcagtggcttacatcatcagtaattatgtcgtggatgtcgtggaggtcatgagagcctgcatgggtccaccactagatagatcgtgtagtggaggtcgtggctcccagttcggtattgccgagcagcttttgccgatgctgagaccgaactgctgaactattgccgagcagctttgtagagcttgattggtcggcttttaccgagctataggctggggccgaactctttggtaacgccgaactgatactctttcttgggctttaggctgatgggcttgtttagtacatACTCCATCATGTTTAGTACATACTCCATCAAATTTATAGATGGTTTTATTGATTTTGGAAATGAAAAGGCTGCAACAAATGTGAATTTTACTGTCCtatgtttgatttttttgaaTAACCTAGAATCATCATTCATCAATGTGTGCTCAATCATCTCTCTTAacacaacaaatgcacaatggATATCTACAAGAGGCCCTCTCTAACTCCTTTAGGTGCTTCCCCACAATTAATCACTCTAAATTTAACAACACTGTCAAATATCCCAAGTTCATTATTCATGATTCTCacagttatatttttattttatatttcctccgtcccacaagaatatacacttttgaCCGTgagcacgaattttaatacacaattggtaagtaagagataaataaaaataataaataattaaaatattgttagtagataataggtcccacctcattagagagaagaatttccaaaattagaaagtgcaaaGACTAAAAATGAAtgagtgtatattcttgtggaacgaagagagtagtatgtagtgaaaaatattaaaagccTCTAGATTGGATGATGTGCATTAACACATGTTACGTTACGATATTGGTCGAAGTGGAGGTAGGTGCATGCTGCTCAACGACGAGACATACACCTACAACTTTACATGCATCTGCACACCTTGCGTTACATGTTGTTTCAAATGCTTTCCAACATTATGTTACACTTTTAGGATCATTTTTGCACATTGTTGTGTCTAAAGATATGCCTAGTCGTGTAATTTGCTTCTAAACTTGTAGAGGGAGTTATTCATACACATGAAACAGTTGTAAACTTTTATTTTGATGTaagttgaaaagtaaaattaaaatggGTATAAAAGAAAGCATAAAAAAATGGAATTTATTTATCTCGAGTGAAAAGAAttgaatttgtttttgtttagcGAAAAAGCAGAtattccaaaaccaaaaccgcCGTCACCCCGATTGAGAAATCCAGCTTTCTACAAATCAGACACCACACACTTTCTCTCTCACGATTGAAATTAAAGATTGAAATTTTCATCTTCAATTGAGGAGAGGGGGTGAAGTCACACCGCAAAAATGAGCGAAGACACGAAGAGGAACGGCACTGGAGCGGCGGTGCCCTCCGTCGAGGATCGGAAGTCCTCAATCGGATCGAATCCTAGCAAGAAAGTCATCATTAAGAGCGCAGACATGAAGGAGGACATCCAGAAAGAAGCTATTGATATTGCAATTGGCGTAATCCCTCTCTCCCCCCTCTCTAATTTTCTATGTGTTTTTCATGgaattttgttgatttttttcatAGGCGTTTGAGAAGTTTAGTGTAGAGAAGGATGTGGCAGAGCACATAAAGAAGACATTCGACAAAAAATACGGCCCAACTTGGCATTGCATTGTTGGCAAGAATTTCGGTATCCAAAATTCCTCATGTTGATTATGTTTATTGCTTGGTTTTGGTTTCCATTGGATATTGATGAAGGTTCTGGTACTGGGAGTGTTTCTGTTTTTGACATTATTGTAAGCTGAAGCTATTAACATTGTTTGTttcagctcagctatgtgccgCCCTTTTACTTGATGTGTTGTTTGTGTTTATGTTGTGTTTTAACCTTATTGGATCTAGGACGGCCTCCGTTGCATATTCGAAAGTGTAAGAGGTCGAGTGTATGGTTTCCTTGTGAAGTTATCGAGTTAAGCAGCTCATAGGAgtttattttttgcattttagtTGCTCCCTTTTCTTGTAATCTTATGACTGGTCTGATATAGAAAAAGGGCCTTGTTTAGCTGTTTCGTTGTATGCTTATTTGTGCTTAGTTTTCAAGTTATGCTATAGAGCTTGATGTTGGTGTTTATGCGAGTGTTTGTCAGTTTGATCTGTAGATTTAGTAGATGTAACAATGGCAGCTTGGTTACAGCACTGAGCTGTCCTTTGGCTTGATATGTTGTTTGATTTATGTTGCGTTTTAACTCTATTTTGGATATAATTGAATGTATAGTTTCCTTCTGTAGTCATTGCTTTAAGCAGATGATAGGAGATGAAATTTTGCATTTTAGTTGCTCCATTTTCTTGTAATCTTATGAATAGGTTGATGTAGTAAAAAGGCCTTGTTAATCTGTTTCGTTGTATGGTCATTTGTGTTTAGTTTTTGAGTTATGCTATAGAGCTATAGATGCTAGAATGACAGCTTGGTTATAGCCGTTTCTGCTTGAGAAAGAGCAGGAGAAATGTTGATTAGATGTTCAATTTTCAGGTCGATATTCTTCTTGCATTTGATACGGGTAGAAGCTTGATTCAGTTGTTTTGTCAGAAGGGGAAATATGGTGGAAATAGACACTTTCTTATTTTATACTCCAGTAGATATAGTCAGGGATGGATGGATGGGGCATTTATGTATTGGCAAAGATCTTTCTTTACATGATAGGAGTAGACCTTTAAAATTGCATCTTGAGTGTCGTTTTAGAGTCCAACTCTCGATCGAGAAGAATCACGAAATGCTAATCACCACATGATAGGGTTAACATCGGTTTCACGTTAAAGAGAGAATCATGCATCAAAATGATAAAGAACTGATTTTGGTCTTTTTGGAATTTTGTTGATCTtcctaatatttttattttgtggcACATGCACCTCAAGTCTTCAAATTCTACTTTCTAGATGGAGTCGTTGTGTGCTTGTTTGgatagataaaaataatacaATAGGCTAATAATCCAGCACATACTTTGATGGATCAAGCAACTTTGAGCTAGTTGGATCATGTCATCATTCAGATACTCAATTCTTGAAAATTCAATCTATTACCCAATAAAGAGGTTCGAAGATAAATAAAATCTTTTGAcatctttcaattatttcttaAAGTATGTTACCTTCACATTCGTTGATACTGATAAAAATCGAGATCAGACTGAACCAGCTCGTATAGTTTGTTATGGCCTTGCTTTAGGATGTTTCCATATGTCATATAGGATGAAATCCCGATCCCCTGCTACGCATCTATGTCATCTTTCCCCCTATATGTTTACAGATAAATTATGCTATTATCTTTCCATCTGATATATGTTTACTGATATGGTAGTAATGGAGTATAAAAGAAACAATGATTCTGGATTAGGTATATTaccttttttttccaaaaattaCTCTAATTTGTTTTCACCTATTGTCCTTAGGTTCCTATGTAACTCATGAGACGCATCACTTTGTCTACTTCTATTTGGACACTAAAGCTGTACTCCTCTTCAAATCTGGCTGATCCGTGCAATGACTTGAATGGAGATGGACATTGACGGGTGATGAAAAAGATAAGATGATTATGTTACAGCCCTCTCCTTGCTTTTTGTACGTATTATGATTCAATATCTCTATATATGGAAGACTCCCTCGTtcttgtatattttgtgtgatgTGTTGACACTAAGGAGTAAGGCGTCGTTAGTTCCCACTGTTTGATGTCCATTTTTTCTGTTTGCTTTGTTCTTGAAGATAAGAATGGTAAAACAAATTTATAAGAAATCTCTGCTTCTGTATAGTAGCACATGAGTTCTTATCTGCATATGTTCTTGGTACGATCGCTGTGTTATGATTGGTTCGAGCAATGGCTAGGGGTGTTCTCGATTTGTCTTTCTGTTTTCTTCAAGACTGTAGAGTTGATTAAGCTCTTTCTAGTTTTGTGAATGACATGATCTCGACCGAGACTTGATGTTATTGTGTAAATGCTACCCTTGATGAAATATACGATGTTTAGAAGCATTTTCGCATTTTGACCCTTTATATATACGCTTTGATGATCCTCACTACTTACCTACTTTGTTTGAATCTTGATTAGGCCTATCTGATATGTGAAAAGGAGACTAGCTAAACCCTAATAAGATCTTATTCCAAAATCAATTGATGATGGAAAGTGGTTTATTACCACGAGTATTAAAGTTGATCtctttttatttcatatttcttgATGTGGAATACACTGATAAATTTAGAAATAGCTTTAATATCTGTAtggtaaattgagaaaaactCTTTTTCcacaaaaacaaattatacttTGGCTAAAATTCTCAAATTGACGTGGTATCTCCAAAATCAATACTCCTATAATTTACTCATATCGTGTAAATTCAACTCAAACGAAATAGACACAAGCATCATGATGGTATTTCTAGAATCGAACAAACAATATACGACGCATTGGAAGAAAGGCATGTCATTCTCTTTCAAAACTCAAGCCTATATATAAGTATTATCTTTAACGTTTTTCCTTTCTAATTAATTTCATTATGaaaatatctttaatttttACTCCTAATACGTTTCGATTTTGGGATATACAGTTAGACCATGTCAGCTCAAGAGTCAAAGGGAGAGTAAATATGTATGCGGCGATGTGATTCCTGAATAAACGATGATAAGAAAAACGAGTTGATTTTCTGTATTTTATTAGTGAAAAAGCAGAAATTCCCCAACCAAAACCGCCGTCAGTGACACCACACATGacaccctttctctctctctctagctgaagacttcaattttcaattaaagATTGATTTTTTCATCTTCGATTGAGTAGAGtagaggagaggagagggagTGAAGTCCACCTCAATAATGAGCCAAGACACGAAGAGGAACGGTGGTggagcggcggcggcgctcAGCTCCTCCGCCGAGGATCGGAAGTCCTCCATCGGATCGAATCCCAGCAAGAAAGTCATCATTAAGAGCGCAGACATGAAGGAGGACATCCAGAAAGAAGCTATTGACATTGCAATTGGCGTAATCTCTCTATCCCCTCTCTCCTCCCTCCCTAATCTTCTATGTGCTTTTCATGgaattttgttgaatttttcGTAGGCGTTTGAGAAGTTTAGTGTAGAGAAGGATGTGGCGGAGCACATAAAGAAGACATTCGACAAAAAATACGGCCCAACTTGGCATTGCATTGTTGGCAAGAATTTCGGTATCCAAAATTCCTTTTGTTGATTATCTTTATTGCTTGGTTTCCATTGAATATCGATGAAGGTTCTGGTACTGGGATTGTTTCTGTTTTTGACATTATTGTTTGATGAAACTGTTAACTTTGTTTGTTTCAGCTCAACTATGTGCATTGTGCTGTCCTTTGACTTGATGTGTTGTTTGTGTTTATGTTGctttttaacattattttgGATCTGGGATAGGCTCGCGTACTGCCCTCGTTGCATATTCGAATGTAACGGGTTGATTATATAGTTTCCTTGTGTAGTTATCGCTTTAAGCAGATGATAGGAGTTGAATTTTTGCATTTTAGTTGCTCCCTTTTCTTGTAATCTTATGACTAGTCTGATATAGAAAAAGGGCCTTGTTAAGCTGTTTTGTTACATGCTCTTTTTGCTTAATTTTTGAGTTATGCTATAGAGCTTGATGTTGGTATTTATATGAGTGTTTGTGAGTTGGATATGTAGAATTAATAGATGCAAGAATGTCAGCTAGGTTTTAGTTGTTTCTGATTGGGAAAGAGCTGGAGATGTTGATTTGATATTCTAATACCTGGCCGATATTCTTCTTGCATTTAATGCGGGAAGAAGCTTGACTCAGTTGTTTTGCCAAAAGGGAAAATGTGGTGTACATAGACACTTTTTTACTTATAGTAGTAGATATAGTGTGGGATAGATGGGTGAGACTTGTATGTATTGGCATACAGATCTTTGTTTACATTCGAGGAAATGAGGAATGGACATGTTAAATTGCATTTTGAGTCTCGTTTTAGAGTTTAACTCTCGATAAGCATCACAAAATGGTAATCGCCATGTGATGGGGTTTAACATGGGTTTCGTGCTGCTCGATTACATGGTTACATTAGAACATATTGATTGGTATGAAACTATGAATAAAGCAGAGGATGGATTGGTGTTCTTTTCTATATTGGATCAGACTTCCTAGCCGTTGTTATTCGAACTTCATTTTGGTCTTTGTTTTTGCTTTTCGGCTTATATGTGTGACACATGGACTATGTATGAATTTTTGCTTCATCTTATGTTTTCTTGAGTAAGATAAGAAAATAGTTAGGATGTTTCTTCATATTTGACGTTACTTCCAATATGTACGAGTTCATTAAGCAACTCAATGCTATCATACATTTTCTTTACCTTTTTCCATAAATGCATGATTGTGCCTACATCTTTTCATTGAATCATCCATACTTTAGTTACAAAGTTTTGTTAAAATATTTGTGGTAGTAAATAACACAATCACTTTTTTCGTACAAGTTA
It contains:
- the LOC121783013 gene encoding dynein light chain LC6, flagellar outer arm-like isoform X1, with product MSQDTKRNGGGAAAALSSSAEDRKSSIGSNPSKKVIIKSADMKEDIQKEAIDIAIGAFEKFSVEKDVAEHIKKTFDKKYGPTWHCIVGKNFGSYVTHETNHFVYFYLDTKAVLLFKSG
- the LOC121783013 gene encoding dynein light chain LC6, flagellar outer arm-like isoform X2; its protein translation is MSEDTKRNGTGAAVPSVEDRKSSIGSNPSKKVIIKSADMKEDIQKEAIDIAIGAFEKFSVEKDVAEHIKKTFDKKYGPTWHCIVGKNFGSYVTHETHHFVYFYLDTKAVLLFKSG